A single Arcobacter sp. FWKO B DNA region contains:
- a CDS encoding 4-hydroxy-3-methylbut-2-enyl diphosphate reductase: MEIKLASSYGFCFGVKRAIQIASEHQNSFTMGPLIHNQKEIDRLKNENNVGLYENIDDVNNGDTVIIRTHGIPKNDLHTLKQKEAKVINATCPFVTTPQNIVKKMSSEGYSIVIFGDSSHPEVKGVKSYGDDVYVVLNSDELKTIKFKNDKIATVAQTTRKKDEYLKIVNELMLTHKEVRVFNTICDATFENQAAARELSLEADIMIVIGGKNSSNTKQLLDICKTNCFDSYLIEDESEINPNWFKNKKLCGITAGASTPDWVIQKCVDKLREL, from the coding sequence ATGGAAATAAAATTAGCTTCATCATATGGTTTTTGTTTTGGTGTAAAAAGAGCTATTCAAATAGCTAGTGAACACCAAAACTCTTTTACAATGGGTCCACTAATTCATAACCAAAAAGAGATAGACAGGCTCAAAAATGAAAACAATGTTGGACTTTATGAAAATATTGATGATGTAAATAATGGTGATACAGTTATAATAAGAACCCATGGTATACCTAAAAATGATTTGCATACCTTAAAACAAAAAGAAGCTAAAGTTATAAATGCAACATGCCCCTTTGTAACTACTCCACAAAATATAGTAAAAAAAATGTCATCTGAAGGTTATAGTATTGTGATTTTTGGAGATAGTAGCCATCCTGAAGTAAAGGGGGTAAAAAGCTATGGAGATGATGTATATGTAGTTTTAAACTCAGATGAACTTAAAACAATAAAATTCAAAAATGACAAAATAGCAACTGTCGCACAAACTACAAGAAAAAAAGATGAATATCTAAAAATTGTAAATGAACTTATGCTTACACACAAAGAAGTAAGAGTATTTAATACAATTTGTGATGCTACATTTGAAAATCAAGCAGCAGCAAGAGAGCTTTCCCTTGAAGCTGATATAATGATAGTAATTGGTGGCAAAAACTCATCAAATACAAAACAACTTCTTGATATCTGTAAAACAAACTGTTTTGATAGTTATCTGATAGAAGATGAAAGCGAAATAAATCCAAATTGGTTTAAAAACAAAAAACTTTGTGGCATAACTGCTGGAGCAAGTACACCAGATTGGGTTATACAAAAGTGTGTTGATAAATTGCGTGAATTGTAA